DNA from Amorphoplanes friuliensis DSM 7358:
AGGGCCTCGCAGGGCGCGATCCTGGTCCTGTCCGATCTGGACGAGGACCAGCGTGCCGAGCTCGCCCGGCGCACCCTTCCCTTCGTTGTTGTCGATGGTGTGTCCGCCCCGCCGCCCGAGGTGCCGTCGGTCGGCACGACCAATTTTGCCGGCGGGTACGCCGCCACCGAACATCTGATCAGTCTCGGCCACACCCGCATCGCGGCGATCGGCGGCCCGGAGTCGCTGCTGTGCACCCGCGCGCGTGTCGCCGGGTACAGGTCGGCGCTGGAGGCCGCGGGTCTGGGCGCCCACCGCGACCTGGTCCGGTACGCACCGTTCCACCACGACGGTGGTCTCGAGGCGGCCCGGCGGATGTTCGCCCTGCCGGATCCGCCGACGGCGATCTTCGCGGGCAGCGACCAGCAGGCGACCGGCGTCTACTCGGCCGCCCGCGAGCGCGGCCTGCGCATCCCCGAGCAGTGCAGCGTCGTCGGCTTCGACGACCTCAGTTTCACGCCCTGGATGGCGCCGGCCCTGACGACGGTGCGCCAGCCGCTGCGCGAGATGGGCGTGTCCGCCGCCCGCATGCTGCTGCGGGTCATCAACGGTGAGCGGCTCGACAGCCACCGCATCGAGCTCGCCACCACCCTGGTCGTCCGCGAGAGCAGCGGGCCCCGCGCCGCCTGAGTCAAGCGGTCGTGGCCAGTGAGCGCAGCGCGTCGAGACCCGGCAGCAGGAAGTACTCACCACCCCGGCAGGTCACCAGCGGCCGCGGCACGCTGACGTAGGCCGGCGGTGAGCCCTCCAGCAGGATCCGCGCCCGCGGGCCGCCGGCCGTGGTGAAGATGTCCTCCTCGGCGCCGCGGCCGAAGACGTTGCCGTCGGCCAGCCATTCGGTCTGCACGAACTCGAACTGCCGGCCCAGGTCACCGACCAGCGCCAGGAAGAGCAGACCGCGGTCGGCGCCGTCGTCGTCCGCACCCGGCGGCAGGTACGGCCCGTACGGAATCCCCCGCCGGAGCATCAGGTGCCGCCGGGTGAGCTTGGTGCCACCGGGCAGCGAGTCGCGCGGGTTGGCGCGACGCACGTGCGCCCCGGCGGGGCACGGCGAGAGCATCGCACCGTCGCGGCGACGGCCGACCAGCCCGGCCGCGACGTCCTCGGCGCCGTCGGCGAACGGTCCGGCGGCGGCCTCGGTCAGCTGCCGGAACGCGGGCACGTCCTGTTCGAGCTTGCGGTAGACGAGGAAGCTGCCGTTGCGGGTCAGCCCGGAAGGCAGTCCGCGCCCGGCCGTGTCACCGTCCACATCGGGCAGACCGAGCACGAACTCGCCGGCCGGGAGCACCTCACCGTGCCCGTCCTTCCCGTACCCGGCGACGCGCGGCTGTGACAGCCCGTCGGCGAACCCGAAGTGCTCGACGAAGTCCGGCAGGCGGGCACCCCGCTGCTCGCCTGCCGGCACCAGGCCGTCGAGGTCCTGGCGGAGACGGTCCAGCCACGGGTCGAGCGTGGTGCTGTCGGTCGCCGAGAGCAGCAGCACCACGTCCACGGCGCCGGGGCCGTCGAAGGGCGCCTGCCACGGTCCGGTGCCGCGGCCCGGGGAGAGGACGTCCTCACGGGCGTACATGCCCTCGCGGAACTCCTCGGGAAAGGCGTTCAACGAGGAGTCCGCGACACCGAGGCGGGCCAGTCCGGAGTGGCTGAGGCCCAGGTGCAGGGCCCGGTCCGGCCGGTCGGGGATCTCGGCGGCCGTGGTCACCTCGGGCACGACCGTGCTCAGCCAGCGCCGGGCGTCCTCGCCCGAGGTGACCCGCAGGAACAGGTGCGCCGACACACCGTGGTGCCCGAACCCGCGCAGCACCAGGCCCTGGACGTCCTTGGCCTCGATCTCCGGCCCCGGTGCAGCAACCGGTGAGACGACCGGCTCGGTCGCCGTGCGGAAGCGGCGCAGCAGTGCGTCGTCGGAGACGTCCGAGGCCGTCGCGGCAAAGGCGGCCAGCTGTTTGCGGAGCAGCAACGCATCCCGGATCTCGGTGACCGACCCGTCGGGCGCCCCGGCGAACGTGTAATTGGCGCGGACGCTGCGTTCGGTGAAGAAGGCGACGAACGACGCCTCCTCGTAGTGCCGCGGGTAGTCCGTGCAGTCGCCCCAGATCGTGTCCGCGTCCGGGCCCAGGTGCCGCAGCCGCCGGAAGAAGTCGGCCGGTTCACCGTCGACGGTCGCGGTCATCATCAGGTAGGGATGCGGCAGGTCGTCCGGCCGCGGCCCGCGCCCGAAGTGCGCGAGCAGGTCGAGCAGCCGTGCCGGCCGGCGCCACACCGTCGGCCGCTCCTGCGGGACGGCATGCTCCATCACCACCAGCCGGGCGAAGTGCGTCCCGGCCACCCGCGCGAACGGACTGTCCTTCTCGTACGCCCGCAGCCGCTCCCGCACCGCCTCCGCACGACCGTCGGCGATGCGGGCGAACACCGTCACCGACCGGGTACCGACGCTCACGATCCGTTCTCCCAGCTGTAGAGGTCCTGCTGAACCTCGGCGAGGAAGCGCCGCCACGCCTCCGGGAACTCCTCCGGCGCGGTCTCCCCCAGATGCCTCTCGTACGCGTCCCGCACCCGCAGTGCCGCCGCGATCTCGGTCACCCCCGACTCCGGGTACGCGGAGAAGTAGTGCTGGACCGGCAGATTGTTGCCCGCGATGTAGTGGCGGAACGGCCCGGGCGGCAGCGCGCCGGGGAACCCGAACGACCAGCCCCAGATCAGCGCCATCCGCAGCGGGATCTCGATCGAGAAAGCGTCGATGTACTTGCCCCACGCACCGTTGAAGTCGCTGCGGAACAACAGGTACGCGTACCGGGAACGGCTCTTCTGACCCGGGAAGCGGGAGATGACCGACCAGTGGGCGAAGTGGATGAAGGACATCTTCTTCAGATCGGCCGGTGCGCCCATCAGATGCCGCAGGAAGAGGAAGCCGCGCAGCAGCGGCGTCCACCGGCGTGGCATCGGCGTGAGCACGGTCAGCGGTGTGCTGCGCCCCTCCACCCGCGACAGATAGGTGTCGCGGTCCGGGGGTGTCCGGGTTGTCTCGGTCATGCTGGCGGTCCCTCCGTCGCGCTGCTCGCGCGGGAATACACTCGGCCGATGATGCTCGGACGGACCGCCGAACGTGCATTGATCGACGGTCTTCTGACAGGTGCGCGCGACGGTCGCAGTGACGCTCTGGTGATCACCGGTGAGCCCGGGATCGGCAAGACCACCTTGATCGGCTACGCGATCGAGAATGCCACCGGGCTGCGGGTGCTCACCGCCCGCGGGTGGGAGGACGAGTCGGAGATCCCGTTCGCGGGCCTGGCCGACCTGTTGCGCCCGGTGCTCGACGGCCTGCCGGGCCTGCCCGCACCGCAGGCCGCCGCCCTGCGCAGTGCCCTCGCGCTGGGCCCGCCGGTGGCCGGTGACCGTTTCACGGTGTGCGCCGCGACCGTCGGCATCCTGGCCGCGGCCGCCGAGACCTCGCCCCTGCTGATCGTCGTGGACGATCTGCAATGGCTGGACGCCTCCTCCCGGGAGGCGGTGCTCTTCGCCGGCCGGCGGTTGCACGCCGACGGCATCGCGCTGCTGGTCGCGACGCGCAACCCGGCCGACGCCGCCGACCTGCGCGCGCAGCACGTGCCGCTCTCCGGCCTCTCCATCGAGGACGTGGACGAGCTGTGCCGGGCCACGCTGCCCGCCGGCCCGCCCGGTGCCGCCGCCCGGCTGCACGCCGCGACGGCCGGCAACCCGCTCGGTGTCATCGAGCTGAGCCGTGAACACCCCGGCACGGCCGACGACGACGGCGTCACCGCGCCGTACGTGCCGCCGGGCTCCCGCATCGAACGGGCCCTGCAGGCGCGGCTGGCGGAGTTGCCCGATGCCACCCGCCGGGCGCTCGTGCTGGCGGCGGCCGCGGTCGGCGGTGACACCGGGATCCTGCTGCTCGCGGCGCAGGCCACGGGTCTCGGGCTGCGCGACTTCGCCCCGGCGGAGACCCAGGACCTGATCACCATCGACGACCGCCGCACCGAGTTCCGGCACCCGCTGCTGCGCTCGGTCGTCTATCACGCCGCCACGATGGACGAGCGCTGCGCGGCGCACCTGGCCCTCGCGACCGCCCTCGCGAACGTCCCCGGTGACGCGGCCGCCGACGCCCGCGCCTGGCACCTCGCCACCGCCACGCTCTCCCCCGACGAGACCGTCGCGACCACGCTGCAGGAGACCGCGCTGCGGGCGAGCAGCCGCGCCGGTTACGTCGCGGCGGCGCGCGCGTTCGGGCAGGCCGCCCGGCTCAGCCTCGGCCCGGACCGCGCCCGGCGGCTGCTGCGCGCGGCCCGCTGCTGGCAGCTCGCCGGGCGCAACGACCAGGTGCTTCCGCTGCTCGACGAGGCGCTGCCACTCACCACCGACCCGAGCCGGCGGGCCCTGGTCCAGCACATGAGCGCGTACGTGCGGATGTGGCGCGAGCGGCCCGACGCCGTCCTGGAGTATCTCGTCGCCGCCGCCGAAGCCGTGGAGGAAGCCGATCCGGGCCGGGCCGCGCTGATGTATTCCGACGCGTGCATCCCGTACTTCATGGTCGGTGACATCGAGCAGCTCCAGGCCGTGGTCCGCCGCGGCCACGAGCTGGCCTCCCGCACGGGCGGAGCGCCGCAGCTCGTCGCCGCGGTCGCCCTCGCGGGCGGCCTCACCCTGGCGGGCGAGCGGCAGGCGGCGGCCGAGCTCCTGCTCGCCGGTCACGCCGAGCTGCGCCTCGCCGATCCCCTGGTACGCGCGCAGGACCTCTGCCACGCCGCCCTGACCTGGATCTGGCTGGAGGACTACGACCGCGCCGGAGAGTTGCTGGACCGGGTCGTGACCGCCGCCCGCGCCGCCGGGGCCCTCGGGGTGCTGCCCCAGGCCCTCGGCATCGAGTCCGAGTTGCACTTCCGCACCGGCCGCTGGCACGACGCGAGGGTGAGCGCCGCGGAGAGCCTGCGCCTGGCCAGCGAGACCCGCCAGGCCGACCTGTACGGCCTGTTCTTCGCCGGGCGCCTCGACGCCGTCCAGGGTCGCCCCGACGACTGCCGCCGCCGGGTCGAGCGCACCATGAGCGTCGCCGGTCGCCTCGGTGTGGACTGCATGGCGCTCTACACCGGTCACGAGCTCGGCCTGCTGGCGCTGAGCGAGGGTGACACCAGCACGGCGATCGCGCGACTCGAGGAGGTGCGGGCGCTGCCCGTCGTCGCGCACATCCACGACCCCGCTGTGGTGCCGTGGGTCTTCGACCTCGTGGAGGCGTACATCAGGGACGGCCGGACGGACGCCGCGCGCGAGTTGCTCGACGAGCTCGAGGACCGCACGGGCGGTCTCTGGGCCGCCGCGGCCGCGGCCCGCTGCCGCGCGCTGCTGGCGGGACCGGAAGAGCTGGACGACGCCTTCCGGATCGCCCTGGAGTCGCCCGGCTGCGCCCTGATGCCCTTCGAACGTGCCCGCACCCAGCTCTGTCTCGGCGAGCGGCTGCGGCGGCACCGGCAGCGGGCCCAGGCCCGTAAACATCTGCACGACGCCCTGGAGACGTTCACCCGCCTCGGCGCGGAGCCGTGGGCCGACCGCGCCCGCAGCGAGTTGCGGGCCACCGGCTCGACGATCGGCCGGTCGGCGGACGCCCTGCCCCGCCTCACCCCGCAGGAGCTTCAGGTGGCGCTCGTGGTGGGCCGGGGCGCCACCAACCACGAGGCGGCGGCCACACTGTTCCTCAGCCGCAAGACCATCGAATATCACCTCAGCAACATCTACCGGAAGACCAACATCCGGTCCCGTACCGACCTCGCCGGCATCGTCGCCTAGCTCTCCGGTCAGTGCCACGCGTGCACACCGAGGCCGTTGCGCTCCAATGAGCTCCGCAGCTTGCGCAGCAACCGCATCCGGGTCGGCCCGATGCTCCCGATCGGCATACCCTTCCGGCGGGCAAAATCGGCGTACGCGGGCGCGTCGGTGCCGCTGAGCGTCACGACAAGGTCGCGCGCCGGGTCCGGCAACGAGTTCACGTGCTGCCACAGCAAGTCGTGCATGCGCCCGTCGACGGCCGCCCGCTCCGGCTGCGGATCGTCCCGCTCGTCGGGCCGCAGCTCCACGACGGGCACCTCCCGCCGTCCCGCCCGCATCAGCTTGAGACATTCCCGCCGGGCGATGGTGGCCAGCCAGGACGCGGTCCGGTCCGGGTCACGGAGCTCCCCCAGATGCTCGAACGCCCGCAGCCACGTGTTCTGCACGGCGTCCTCGGCGTCGGCCGCCGGCAACCGGAACGAGCGCACGGTCCACCAGACGAGCCGGTCGAACTCACGAACGAGCCGGTCGGCGGCGCCGGGCCCGCCCGCCTGCGCGTCCCGGACGAGCTCCCGGGTGCTGCCGTACTGATCGATCGACATGATCACGCCTCCCCGTGCGGGTCCTGAGCGGACTCCCTGACGCTAGGGATTCCAGAACCCCCGGGGATCCGGGCAGCACCCTGGGAATGACCACCGGACCACCCTGGGGTGCGGGTGGCGCGACTCAGGTCAGGCGGTGACTCCCGACTCGACGGTCAGGGTGCCCGCGGCGGTGTCGATCGTGGCCTTGGCGCCCAGCGGCACGGTCAGCTGGCCGTTGCCGTGGCCGATCCGCAGGCCGCCCAGCACGGGTACGCCCAGACCGCCGATCCGGTCCAGCACCGCAGTCGCCGCGTTCCACGTGGCGTTGTTCGCGGCGTTCGTGAACTGCCCGATCGCCACGCCGGCGATCCGGTCGAGGGCGCCCGTGCGCAGCAGCTGGGTGAGCATCCGGTCGTAGCTGTACGCCGCCTCGTCGACGTCCTCGAACAGCAGGATCGCACCGGCGAGGTCGGGCAGGTCGCGCGTACCGATGGCGGTCTGGATCATGGTCAGGTTGCCGCCGAGCAGCCGCCCGGTGGCCGTGCCGGGCACCACCACGGCGGAGCTGGGCTCGGCCGGGTCGCGGGTCAGGACCGCCGGCTCGGTGGTCATGATGGCCTTGCGCAGGGACTCGATCTCGACCGGGCCGGTCCGCGAGTCGGTCCAGTTGACCATCGGTCCGTAGAAGGTCACGAGCCGGGCGCTCTGCCACAGGCGGCCCATGAGCGAGGTGAGGTCGCTGAAGCCGACGAAGACCCTGGGGTCGCGGCGGACCGCCTCGAGGTCCAGCCGGTCGACGATCCGCTGGGTGCCGTAGCCGCCGCGGGCCGCGAAGACGCCGCGGATGCCGGGGTCCGAGAACGCGGCGTTGAGGTCGGCCAGCCGATCGTCGTCGGTGCCCGCGAGATAGCCGTACACGTCGTCGACGTGGTCGCCGACCTCGACCTCGAGGCCGAAGCTCTCCAGGATCTCGATGCCGCGGTCGAGCCGTGAGTCCGGCTGGTAGGCCGTGGCGATCACCCGGACGCGGTCGCCCGGCCGCAGCATCGGCGGTTTCACGGCCCGGCGCGGCGCGGCCTGGGCGGGTGCGGCCGTGGCACCGGCCACGAGGGTGCCTCCGCCGGCGACCGTGGCACCGAGCAGGGTTCGGCGAGTCAGCGTCATCCCGGCACGGTGCCGTCCCGGTCCCATCGAGTCAAGGTGATCGATGAAAATCGACAGCTTCAGGCCAGCGCGACGGTGAGCAGCAGCAACCACTGGGGGTCGCGGAGGCGGTCACCGTAGAGCTCCCGGACCCGGGTCATCCGGTAGCGCACGGTCTGCGGGTGCACGAAGAGCGCCGCCGCGACCTCGTCCCGGCGGCCGTGGTGCAGCAGCCAGCCGCGCAGTGTCTCGGCGAGCTTCTCGGCCGTCGCGCTGCGTTCGCCCGCCAGCGGTGCGAGCGCCTTCTCGCGCAGGTCGGCGAGGGCCTGCGGGTCGGCGTTGACCACGAGGCTGACCAGGTGTTCCTCGGTGTCCACGACCGCTCCCCCGGCGCTGGGCGCAAACCGGGCGGTCCGCACCGCGCGGGCCAGCGACTCCCGGACCTGCAGCCAGGGCCGCGACGGGCCGACGATCGCGCCGCGACCGGCCAGCAGGCGCATCAGGTGCGCCCGGGACACACCCTGCGCGTCGGGCACCAGCAGCACCGAGGTCTCGTCGGGCCCGGCCTCGGCCGCCTGGAGCGTCCGGGCGTCCAGGAGCTCCAGCACCGCGCGGGTGGCGGGCTCCGGCACCAGCAGAGCGGTCAGGGTCTGCGGGGACGCCCATTCCGCACGCTCGGCCGCCGCCAGCACCACGTGCTCCGGTTCACCGGCCAGCAGGACCTGGGCCAGGTGTTCGAGGT
Protein-coding regions in this window:
- a CDS encoding S66 peptidase family protein codes for the protein MLRPGDRVRVIATAYQPDSRLDRGIEILESFGLEVEVGDHVDDVYGYLAGTDDDRLADLNAAFSDPGIRGVFAARGGYGTQRIVDRLDLEAVRRDPRVFVGFSDLTSLMGRLWQSARLVTFYGPMVNWTDSRTGPVEIESLRKAIMTTEPAVLTRDPAEPSSAVVVPGTATGRLLGGNLTMIQTAIGTRDLPDLAGAILLFEDVDEAAYSYDRMLTQLLRTGALDRIAGVAIGQFTNAANNATWNAATAVLDRIGGLGVPVLGGLRIGHGNGQLTVPLGAKATIDTAAGTLTVESGVTA
- a CDS encoding RNA polymerase sigma factor; protein product: MSIDQYGSTRELVRDAQAGGPGAADRLVREFDRLVWWTVRSFRLPAADAEDAVQNTWLRAFEHLGELRDPDRTASWLATIARRECLKLMRAGRREVPVVELRPDERDDPQPERAAVDGRMHDLLWQHVNSLPDPARDLVVTLSGTDAPAYADFARRKGMPIGSIGPTRMRLLRKLRSSLERNGLGVHAWH
- a CDS encoding AAA family ATPase → MMLGRTAERALIDGLLTGARDGRSDALVITGEPGIGKTTLIGYAIENATGLRVLTARGWEDESEIPFAGLADLLRPVLDGLPGLPAPQAAALRSALALGPPVAGDRFTVCAATVGILAAAAETSPLLIVVDDLQWLDASSREAVLFAGRRLHADGIALLVATRNPADAADLRAQHVPLSGLSIEDVDELCRATLPAGPPGAAARLHAATAGNPLGVIELSREHPGTADDDGVTAPYVPPGSRIERALQARLAELPDATRRALVLAAAAVGGDTGILLLAAQATGLGLRDFAPAETQDLITIDDRRTEFRHPLLRSVVYHAATMDERCAAHLALATALANVPGDAAADARAWHLATATLSPDETVATTLQETALRASSRAGYVAAARAFGQAARLSLGPDRARRLLRAARCWQLAGRNDQVLPLLDEALPLTTDPSRRALVQHMSAYVRMWRERPDAVLEYLVAAAEAVEEADPGRAALMYSDACIPYFMVGDIEQLQAVVRRGHELASRTGGAPQLVAAVALAGGLTLAGERQAAAELLLAGHAELRLADPLVRAQDLCHAALTWIWLEDYDRAGELLDRVVTAARAAGALGVLPQALGIESELHFRTGRWHDARVSAAESLRLASETRQADLYGLFFAGRLDAVQGRPDDCRRRVERTMSVAGRLGVDCMALYTGHELGLLALSEGDTSTAIARLEEVRALPVVAHIHDPAVVPWVFDLVEAYIRDGRTDAARELLDELEDRTGGLWAAAAAARCRALLAGPEELDDAFRIALESPGCALMPFERARTQLCLGERLRRHRQRAQARKHLHDALETFTRLGAEPWADRARSELRATGSTIGRSADALPRLTPQELQVALVVGRGATNHEAAATLFLSRKTIEYHLSNIYRKTNIRSRTDLAGIVA
- a CDS encoding PucR family transcriptional regulator, with the protein product MSDVQDFQLTAGAVAPLKQALPAVAAQTVEAITDGVPAYAKAFSGPLGPQIEKAVRAALGTFLNLVSRPAGRGQGSPLAPALEAAYALGRGEARNGRSLDALLAAYRLGARVAWRELAAISVRGGQDSGTIAHFAEQVFAYIDELSAASVAGHADELATSNRARRRHLEHLAQVLLAGEPEHVVLAAAERAEWASPQTLTALLVPEPATRAVLELLDARTLQAAEAGPDETSVLLVPDAQGVSRAHLMRLLAGRGAIVGPSRPWLQVRESLARAVRTARFAPSAGGAVVDTEEHLVSLVVNADPQALADLREKALAPLAGERSATAEKLAETLRGWLLHHGRRDEVAAALFVHPQTVRYRMTRVRELYGDRLRDPQWLLLLTVALA
- a CDS encoding LacI family DNA-binding transcriptional regulator, whose amino-acid sequence is MARCTLATIAREANVSVPTVSKVLNGHSDVAAHTRAAIERLLTEHGYQRPRSPRRSNRRGEFIDLVINDLDSNWGLAILTGVEQVAEEAGLTLAVSAVHNRASLTRRWMQSLLSRASQGAILVLSDLDEDQRAELARRTLPFVVVDGVSAPPPEVPSVGTTNFAGGYAATEHLISLGHTRIAAIGGPESLLCTRARVAGYRSALEAAGLGAHRDLVRYAPFHHDGGLEAARRMFALPDPPTAIFAGSDQQATGVYSAARERGLRIPEQCSVVGFDDLSFTPWMAPALTTVRQPLREMGVSAARMLLRVINGERLDSHRIELATTLVVRESSGPRAA
- a CDS encoding Dyp-type peroxidase; amino-acid sequence: MSVGTRSVTVFARIADGRAEAVRERLRAYEKDSPFARVAGTHFARLVVMEHAVPQERPTVWRRPARLLDLLAHFGRGPRPDDLPHPYLMMTATVDGEPADFFRRLRHLGPDADTIWGDCTDYPRHYEEASFVAFFTERSVRANYTFAGAPDGSVTEIRDALLLRKQLAAFAATASDVSDDALLRRFRTATEPVVSPVAAPGPEIEAKDVQGLVLRGFGHHGVSAHLFLRVTSGEDARRWLSTVVPEVTTAAEIPDRPDRALHLGLSHSGLARLGVADSSLNAFPEEFREGMYAREDVLSPGRGTGPWQAPFDGPGAVDVVLLLSATDSTTLDPWLDRLRQDLDGLVPAGEQRGARLPDFVEHFGFADGLSQPRVAGYGKDGHGEVLPAGEFVLGLPDVDGDTAGRGLPSGLTRNGSFLVYRKLEQDVPAFRQLTEAAAGPFADGAEDVAAGLVGRRRDGAMLSPCPAGAHVRRANPRDSLPGGTKLTRRHLMLRRGIPYGPYLPPGADDDGADRGLLFLALVGDLGRQFEFVQTEWLADGNVFGRGAEEDIFTTAGGPRARILLEGSPPAYVSVPRPLVTCRGGEYFLLPGLDALRSLATTA